AACAGCTGCAGAATTTAATGTTACTAATTTTGTAAAACCTGGTAAAAACAATGTATCTGTTCAGGTATTGCGTTGGTCTGATACCAGTTATATGGAAGATCAAGATTTTTGGAGATTAAGTGGTATAGAACGAGATGTTTATGTGTATGCTGTAGATAAAGTTACTGTTAGAGATTTTAGAATTACTGCTGATTTAGAAAACAATTATAAAGACGGTGTTTTTAAAGCAGCTCTTAAAATAGACAACAACACTCAAAAAGAACAAACAAGAGCTATTGAAGTTAAATTACTGGATGGAGATAAAGAAGTATATTCAGAATCTAAAGTTATCAAATTAAATGCAGGTAGAAATACAATTGATTTTAATAAAGTTTTATAGAATGTGCGACAAGTATGGTTTTTATGTTGTTGATGAAGCAAACATAGAATCTCACGATTTAGTTGCTACAAACCAAGGTTTGGATAAAAACAAAAAAGCACAAAAAATACATCCAGCGTATCAACCAGAATGGAAAGCTGCCCATATGGATAGAACTATTAGAATTTTTGAAAGAGATAAAAACTATCCATCTATTGTAACTTGGTCATTGGGTAATGAAGCAGGTAATGGAGATAACTTTTTTGCAACTTATAAATATTTAAAAGATCAAGATTCTACAAGACCAACACAGTATGAAGGAGTTTTAAATTATACAAATACAGATATTCAAGCGCCAATGTATTGGATAATTGATAGAATGATTAAGTATGCAGAAAACAACCCTAAAAGACCTTTAATTCAGTGTGGATATGCACATGCAGTGGGTAATAGTGTTGGTGGTTTGCAAGACTATTGGGGTGTTTTTCCAACGTTTTCTAAGATAGCAGGTGTTGATGTTCCTAAAAATATTGATGGAATTTCTTTTTTACCAGAATTATTAGGAAATAAAAAAGATCAAAAAGAACATGAATATTTATATTGGGAGTTCCATGAAAAAGGTGGGAGACAAGCAGTAAGAAAAGGAAATTGGAAAGCAGTAAAATATAATGTTTTAAAAACACCAAACAAGTTAATGGAACTTTATGACCTTGATAATGATTTAGGAGAAAAAAATAATGTGGCAAAACTGTATCCAGAAGTTGTAAAAGAAATGGAAGTTATTTTTAAAGAAGCAAGAACCCCTTCTGATGTTTTTACTTTTAGTCAAGAAACTTTTTTAAATGTTGACTAATTAGAAATTTGGTATTGTATTCAAATTCCCCCAAAAGAATTAAATTTTGAATTTAGTTCACCTTAACTTAAGTTATTTTAACTTAAAAGTAAATGCTCATTTGTTTCATTACAAATGAGCATTTTATTTTTATATTGATACTAGTTTTTAGCAGAATGTTTGTTAAATTCAGTAAGTATGTTTTAGTTGTTTTTTTGATGTTGATAAAACGATCTTGTTATCATTTAAAAGGTAAAGGCGTTTTTTATAACCTTAATATATGCTTAGTAAAGGTTAAAAGAAGTGTTTTTTTTAGTAGCTCTATGTAAAAAAGTGTTCTTAATTTCTGTTTTAATAGAAGTAAAAGAAAGTTAATCGTATTAAAAATTACGATGAAAGCATATCTTGATGTCAAAAATAAATGACAAATTATAATAAAAATTAGTACACTTAAGGTTAAAGTGTTTAAAAACCTTGTGCAATTTTATCTAATTCATTTCTATCAAGTATCGAAATATCTTTCCCTTTAAACTCAATAATTTTTTTCTTTTTAAAATCAGATAATAAACGAATTGCAGATTCTGTAGCAGTACCTATAATATTGGCAATATCTTCTCTAGAAAGATGAATGTCTATGGTGTTTTCTGCATTTGTACCAAATTTATCAAGTAGTTTTAAAAGCGTTTCTGCCAAACGTTGTTTTACCGTTTTTTGAGCCATATCAACAATCACATTGTCTGCTTGTTTTAGGGTCTGAGCCATGTCTTTAAGCACACTCATAGTAAAATTAGGGTTTTTTGATAGATCTTTCAGAATTTCTTCTTTCGGAATAAAACACACTTGCATGTCATTTAAAGCAACGGCTTTAAGGTTAGAAGCTTCGTCAGAAATTAAGCTTCTTTCTCCTAATAAATCGCCTCTAGTAACCAAACTAATAATTTGATTTCTACCATTTTCACTCATTTTAGAGACTTTACAAACCCCTTCTTTTATACAGAAAATGCCTTTTAGGCGTTCTCCTTCTTCAAAAATAGCCTCACCTTTTTTAACAACTCTCGATGTTTTACAATTAGTCATCTTAACCAACTCCTCTCTGCTTAAGTGCTTTATAGAATTTAGTTGACGAATAATACATTGCTCACATTTACTCATAATGACTACTGGTATTTGGGTATCAAATATATTAAAAATGTGATAAATATCATGTTTTAAAACGTGATTCTTATTGTAAATTTGTAAAAGGCAAAAGAGTAAATATGAATTCTACACATTGTTATCATTGTGGTGATTCTTGTGACGATAATTTAATTGAATTTGACGGTAAAAGTTTCTGTTGTAACGGTTGTAAAACGGTTTATGAAATTTTTTCTGAGAATGATTTAACTTGTTACTACAATTTTCAAGACAATCCTGGGGCAATTCCGACTGAAATTCAAGGAAAATATGATTTCTTGGACAATGCCGAAATAGCAGAAAAACTATTGGATTTTAATGATGGTAATACACAAATAGCAACTTTATACATACCACATATTCATTGTAGTTCTTGTATTTGGGTGCTAGAAAACTTACATAAGTTAAATAAAAAGGTTTCTTCATCTCAAGTAGATTTTCCAAAGAAAAAAGTAAGAGTTACTTTTAATTCAGAAGAAACTACGCTAAAAGAAATAGTACTGCTTTTAAGTGCTATTGGTTACGAACCTTATATTAGTTTAGAGGATTATGAAAGCGGAAAAAAAGCGGTAGATAGAAGCTTAATTTATAAGTTAGGTATTGCTGGTTTTGCTTTTGGTAACGTTATGTTTTTATCGTTTCCAGAATATTTTGAAGTAGATGGTTTTTGGATAGAAAAATACAAACATATCTTTAGATGGTTAATGTTTTCATTTTCTTTACCAGTTGTATTTTATGCAGGGCAAGATTATTTTATATCTGCTTTTAAAGGTATTCGTTCTAAAATATTAAATATTGATGTTCCTATAGCACTAGGTATTTCGGTATTGTTTATCCGAAGTTGTGTTGAAATTATTTTTAATTTAGGGGCAGGTTTTTTTGATAGTTTAACCGGTTTGGTTTTCTTTCTTTTATTAGGAAAGTTTTTTCAACAAAAAACATATAATTTTTTGTCGTTTGAGCGTGATTATAAATCGTATTTCCCTATTGCAGTAACACGTATTTCATCTAAAGGAAAAGAAGAAAACGTTGCTATTTATGATATAGAAAAAGGAGATCGGTTGTTAATTAGAAACCAAGAGTTAATACCTACAGACGGAATTCTAATTAACGGTAATGCAGATATAGATTATAGTTTTGTTACCGGAGAAGCAGTGCCAGTGTCTAAAAAATCTGGAGATAAATTATTTGCCGGTGGTAAACAACTTTCTGGGGTCTTAGAAATGGAAGTTTTGGCATCGGTTTCTCAAAGTTATTTAACCCAATTATGGAGTAATGATGTTTTTAATAAAGACAATAAGTCGCACTTTAAAACAGTTACAGATAAAATTAGTAAAAACTTTACCATTATTGTATTGTCTATAGCTTTTTTAGCAACTGCGTTTTGGCTGTATTTTGATGCTAGTAAGGCTTTAAATGTATTTACTGCAGTTTTAATAATTGCTTGTCCTTGTGCCATTGCCTTGGCTGCTCCGTTTACTTTAGGTAATATGTTACGACTTTTTGGGAAAGAGAAATTTTATTTAAAAAACGCAACTGTTGTAGAGCGGTTAGCGGCAATAGATACTATTATTTTTGATAAAACAGGTACGCTAACAACGCATAAAGAAAACACTATTTCTTATGACGGGATTCC
The nucleotide sequence above comes from Polaribacter butkevichii. Encoded proteins:
- a CDS encoding glycoside hydrolase family 2 protein → MGESRMGKSRNFSDSVSGRPTDFYKNDFSLKGWDTINVPSNWEMQGFGVPIYVNRIYAFPTNPPFIPHNINNVGSYKRDFEVSKDWDGKDVYLHFAGVSGAMYVWVNGKKVGYNEGSKTAAEFNVTNFVKPGKNNVSVQVLRWSDTSYMEDQDFWRLSGIERDVYVYAVDKVTVRDFRITADLENNYKDGVFKAALKIDNNTQKEQTRAIEVKLLDGDKEVYSESKVIKLNAGRNTIDFNKVL
- a CDS encoding glycoside hydrolase family 2 TIM barrel-domain containing protein — protein: MQVEIQLILIKFYRMCDKYGFYVVDEANIESHDLVATNQGLDKNKKAQKIHPAYQPEWKAAHMDRTIRIFERDKNYPSIVTWSLGNEAGNGDNFFATYKYLKDQDSTRPTQYEGVLNYTNTDIQAPMYWIIDRMIKYAENNPKRPLIQCGYAHAVGNSVGGLQDYWGVFPTFSKIAGVDVPKNIDGISFLPELLGNKKDQKEHEYLYWEFHEKGGRQAVRKGNWKAVKYNVLKTPNKLMELYDLDNDLGEKNNVAKLYPEVVKEMEVIFKEARTPSDVFTFSQETFLNVD
- a CDS encoding Crp/Fnr family transcriptional regulator — protein: MSKCEQCIIRQLNSIKHLSREELVKMTNCKTSRVVKKGEAIFEEGERLKGIFCIKEGVCKVSKMSENGRNQIISLVTRGDLLGERSLISDEASNLKAVALNDMQVCFIPKEEILKDLSKNPNFTMSVLKDMAQTLKQADNVIVDMAQKTVKQRLAETLLKLLDKFGTNAENTIDIHLSREDIANIIGTATESAIRLLSDFKKKKIIEFKGKDISILDRNELDKIAQGF
- a CDS encoding heavy metal translocating P-type ATPase yields the protein MNSTHCYHCGDSCDDNLIEFDGKSFCCNGCKTVYEIFSENDLTCYYNFQDNPGAIPTEIQGKYDFLDNAEIAEKLLDFNDGNTQIATLYIPHIHCSSCIWVLENLHKLNKKVSSSQVDFPKKKVRVTFNSEETTLKEIVLLLSAIGYEPYISLEDYESGKKAVDRSLIYKLGIAGFAFGNVMFLSFPEYFEVDGFWIEKYKHIFRWLMFSFSLPVVFYAGQDYFISAFKGIRSKILNIDVPIALGISVLFIRSCVEIIFNLGAGFFDSLTGLVFFLLLGKFFQQKTYNFLSFERDYKSYFPIAVTRISSKGKEENVAIYDIEKGDRLLIRNQELIPTDGILINGNADIDYSFVTGEAVPVSKKSGDKLFAGGKQLSGVLEMEVLASVSQSYLTQLWSNDVFNKDNKSHFKTVTDKISKNFTIIVLSIAFLATAFWLYFDASKALNVFTAVLIIACPCAIALAAPFTLGNMLRLFGKEKFYLKNATVVERLAAIDTIIFDKTGTLTTHKENTISYDGIPLNEVEKSILKSALRASNHPLSRTLYNSLEEVKTLAITDYKEIIGKGIEVSYKNFQLKLGSSSFVKNNDDKSTLDTAVYVGINDDYKGKFTFKNSYRKGVKDLFNTLKSSFNLAVVSGDNEGERGFLKEFLPEGTNLLFNQKPEDKLNVVANLQKENKKVVMIGDGLNDAGALAQSDVGIALSENINVFSPACDGILDASKFNKLGKYIKASKKAIKIIKYSFILSLCYNVIGLYFAVTGQLIPVMAAILMPLSSISIVVFTTISTNLLGKKIK